The Ranitomeya imitator isolate aRanImi1 chromosome 3, aRanImi1.pri, whole genome shotgun sequence genome has a window encoding:
- the LOC138671695 gene encoding uncharacterized protein encodes MCYPLLFPYGDSGWTTELKKKDGRGNVTQLQWYAYHFAIRDGTFNQFLNAGKLTHQFMVDAYCKTEANRLNWVRKNQNTIRAEEFDVLQQFINNRNFMDIDILPGKKVILSSTFQGSPRNMAQNYQDAMAMVRKYGKPDLFVTVMCNPKWKEIKDNLLPNQQPCDRPDLVARVFNMKLKLLLGDLTTYQRFGRVNGMVYVIEFQKRGLPHGHILVFMAPEYKAWDKERIDKIVCAELPHKDTHPLNPNAPCMDNGNCTKGFPKDFCSETNSNVNGYPKYQRRDDNNFVTLGGNKIDNRWVVPYNPYLSLKYNAHINVEICSSIQSVKYLFKYIYKGHDCANIQFVTSATEQEATIEWDEVKNYIETRYVSAPEACWRLREYKMHHQTDCVERLNVHLEHKQTICFTPGKEAEAVQQKNNKSKLLAWFKLNREDPNAQQYLYIEIPEHYTWDDKNCIWKPRSKGHKTTIGRMFNFSPLEREKYFLRILLLNVKGATSFEDLRTTDGICFPMFQEACIARGLTDDDSEWDTCLTEAATYQMPIQLRQLFAFICILCEPSNATALLKGTRQISWKTIPHVSLM; translated from the coding sequence ATGTGCTATCCTTTGCTTTTCCCTTATGGGGACTCTGGGTGGACTacagaactaaaaaaaaaagatggtcGAGGAAATGTGACTCAACTTCAATGGTATGCATACCACTTTGCCATTCGTGATGGTACTTTTAACCAGTTCCTTAATGCTGGAAAGCTGACACACCAATTTATGGTTGACGCCTATTGCAAAACTGAAGCTAACCGTTTGAATTGGGTGCGCAAAAATCAAAATACGATAAGAGCTGAAGAATTTGATGTCCTTCAACAATTCATTAACAACCGCAATTTCATGGACATAGATATTCTGCCTGGAAAAAAAGTCATATTGTCATCAACTTTCCAAGGAAGTCCCAGGAATATGGCACAAAACTACCAAGATGCCATGGCAATGGTCAGGAAATATGGCAAACCAGACCTATTTGTAACTGTAATGTGCAATCCAAAATGGAAGGAAATTAAAGATAATTTGCTGCCCAATCAGCAACCATGCGACAGGCCGGATTTAGTAGCACGAGTCTTTAACATGAAGCTAAAATTGCTACTTGGAGACTTAACCACATACCAGAGATTTGGACGTGTTAATGGTATGGTGTATGTAATCGAGTTCCAAAAAAGAGGTCTCCCTCATGGACACATATTGGTATTTATGGCCCCGGAATACAAAGCCTGGGATAAAGAAAGAATTGACAAAATTGTTTGTGCAGAGCTCCCACATAAAGACACTCATCCACTTAATCCTAATGCACCATGCATGGACAATGGAAACTGTACTAAAGGCTTTCCCAAAGATTTCTGTTCTGAAACTAATAGCAATGTAAATGGATACCCTAAATACCAACGTCGGGATGATAACAACTTTGTTACACTTGGTGGAAACAAGATTGATAATAGATGGGTTGTGCCTTACAATCCTTATCTTTCCTTAAAATACAATGCCCACATAAACGTTGAGATTTGCAGTTCTATACAAAGTGTTAAATATTTATTCAAATACATTTACAAAGGGCATGATTGTGCAAATATCCAGTTTGTTACTTCTGCCACAGAACAAGAAGCTACGATTGAATGGGATGAAGTAAAAAATTACATAGAAACTCGATATGTAAGTGCGCCTGAAGCATGCTGGAGACTCAGGGAATATAAAATGCACCATCAAACTGATTGTGTGGAAAGATTAAATGTCCACCTTGAACACAAGCAGACAATATGCTTCACACCAGGTAAAGAAGCTGAAGCTGTGCAGCAGAAAAACAACAAGTCTAAACTTCTTGCTTGGTTTAAACTGAATCGAGAAGATCCTAATGCCCAACAATATTTATACATTGAAATCCCTGAACATTACACATGGGATGATAAAAATTGTATATGGAAACCACGTAGCAAAGGTCATAAAACCACAATTGGCAGAATGTTTAACTTTAGCCCATTAGAGAGAGAAAAATACTTTCTCCGAATTCTCCTTCTCAATGTTAAAGGCGCTACATCTTTTGAGGATCTCAGAACAACTGATGGCATATGTTTTCCTATGTTCCAAGAAGCATGTATTGCAAGAGGATTAACTGACGATGACTCTGAATGGGATACTTGCCTAACAGAAGCTGCCACTTATCAAATGCCAATACAACTTAGACAATTGTTTGCATTTATTTGCATCCTGTGTGAGCCATCTAATGCCACAGCATTGTTGAAAGGCACAAGACAAATCTCATGGAAGACTATACCACATGTTTCCCTCATGTAG
- the LOC138671696 gene encoding ATP-dependent DNA helicase pif1-like, with translation MTLHEIESVLRTHGKSLQDFGLQLPVGKYNDPINSGKYCDPVAEKDLFQKKFHMLNSGQLKAFEKIKEAYHNPNLEKRLFFIDGPGGSGKTFLYNTIMHYVRSKNELVLPCTFKGIAATLLEGGRTSHNLFKLPIPINETSMCNICHGSNTAKELKSATLIIWDEASMAPAHAVNAVDTFYKELMAEDPKVPSKKPFGGAVFLFGGDFRQILPVVPHGSRTEIISACIKNSYCWRNIEVLKLEQNMRTNENNVPEEHQGFSQWLLNLGDGKLQEPGLEEGIFEIPSVCIENGCIVDAVFPQVIQPEDESITNRAILTPKNEHSHELNESVLRRIQSELTCYTSIDSIQQDTANAEEAANYPMEFLNSLMPGGMPPHRLNLKVGAVVILLRNLNSIKGLCNGTTMVVKQMMSKVIDCEILTGSFKGTRVFIPRVILAPSDPDLPFTLKRKQFPLRLGYAMTINKSQGQTLDSVGICLPSPAFSHGQLYVAFSRTKSFQQVKVKVFATDQQGNLKKDHRVYTKNVVSKEVFAQ, from the coding sequence ATGACATTACATGAAATAGAGTCTGTGTTACGGACACATGGAAAGTCATTACAAGATTTTGGCCTACAACTTCCTGTTGGCAAGTACAATGATCCAATCAATTCTGGCAAATATTGCGACCCTGTTGCGGAAAAGGATTTGTTTCAGAAGAAATTCCACATGTTAAACTCAGGACAACTAAAGGCTTTCGAAAAAATCAAAGAAGCTTATCATAATCCCAATTTAGAAAAACGCCTATTTTTTATTGATGGACCGGGTGGAAGTGGTAAAACATTCCTATATAATACAATCATGCATTACGTTCGAAGCAAAAATGAATTAGTCTTGCCATGTACATTTAAAGGCATTGCTGCCACTTTGCTGGAGGGAGGCAGAACTTCACATAATCTTTTCAAACTGCCTATACCAATTAATGAAACGTCCATGTGCAATATTTGTCATGGCAGCAATACTGCTAAGGAGTTGAAAAGTGCCACACTCATAATCTGGGACGAAGCTTCTATGGCCCCAGCTCATGCTGTAAATGCAGTTGACACATTCTACAAAGAACTCATGGCTGAAGATCCAAAAGTTCCATCCAAAAAACCCTTTGGAGGTGCAGTGTTTCTTTTTGGTGGAGATTTTCGACAAATCCTTCCTGTTGTACCACATGGCAGCAGAACTGAAATAATTTCAGCATGCATAAAAAACAGCTATTGTTGGAGGAATATTGAAGTCCTTAAATTGGAACAAAACATGCGTACCAATGAAAACAATGTACCCGAAGAACATCAAGGCTTTTCCCAATGGCTTTTAAACCTTGGAGATGGAAAACTTCAAGAACCAGGACTAGAGGAAGGTATTTTTGAAATTCCTTCTGTCTGCATAGAAAATGGATGTATTGTTGATGCTGTCTTTCCTCAAGTCATACAACCAGAAGATGAAAGCATTACAAACCGTGCAATCCTCACTCCAAAAAACGAACATTCACATGAACTGAATGAAAGTGTTCTTAGAAGAATTCAGTCTGAATTGACATGCTACACCAGTATTGATTCCATTCAGCAAGATACTGCAAATGCGGAGGAGGCAGCTAACTATCCAATGGAGTTCTTAAACAGCTTAATGCCTGGTGGTATGCCTCCTCATAGATTAAATTTGAAAGTTGGAGCAGTAGTCATACTTTTAAGAAACCTTAACTCAATAAAAGGTCTTTGCAATGGCACCACAATGGTTGTAAAGCAAATGATGTCAAAAGTCATTGACTGTGAAATTCTCACTGGATCATTTAAAGGTACAAGGGTATTCATTCCCAGAGTTATTCTGGCACCAAGCGATCCTGATCTTCCTTTTACATTAAAACGAAAACAGTTTCCCTTAAGACTTGGTTATGCTATGACCATCAACAAAAGTCAAGGGCAAACACTCGATTCAGTTGGCATATGTTTGCCATCTCCAGCCTTCAGCCATGGCCAACTTTATGTCGCCTTTTCAAGAACAAAATCCTTCCAGCAAGTCAAAGTCAAAGTTTTCGCTACTGATCAACAAGGCAACTTAAAGAAAGACCACAGAGTTTACACCAAAAATGTTGTTTCTAAAGAAGTTTttgcacaataa